A window from Dioscorea cayenensis subsp. rotundata cultivar TDr96_F1 chromosome 10, TDr96_F1_v2_PseudoChromosome.rev07_lg8_w22 25.fasta, whole genome shotgun sequence encodes these proteins:
- the LOC120270411 gene encoding cysteine proteinase 1-like translates to MDLRLLPLLLFLLVSSASAADLEDPLIQQVVPGVGEDLLNAEAHFSSFIQRFGKSYADEKEHAHRFSVFKANLRRARRHQRLDPTAVHGVTQFSDLTPSEFRRQYLGLRRPYLSSSHEAPILPTGDLPPDFDWRDHGAVTGVKNQGSCGSCWSFSAAAALEGANFLATGNLESLSEQQLVDCDHECDLEDPDSCDSGCNGGLMTTAFQYLLKAGGLEREADYPYTGADRGGCKFDKSKIAASVLNFSVVSIDEDQIAANLVKHGPLAVGINAIFMQTYVGGVSCPYICGRHLDHGVLLVGYGAAGYSPIRFKEKPYWIIKNSWGESWGENGYYKICRGRNVCGVDSMVSAVSAVHTTHT, encoded by the exons ATGGATCTTCGCCTTCTccctctcctcctcttcctcctcgtcTCCTCCGCCTCGGCTGCTGACCTTGAAGATCCCCTTATCCAGCAGGTCGTACCCGGCGTCGGAGAAGACCTCCTCAACGCTGAAGCTCACTTCTCCAGCTTCATCCAGAGGTTTGGCAAGAGCTATGCTGATGAGAAGGAGCATGCTCATCGGTTCTCCGTTTTCAAGGCTAATCTCCGCCGTGCGAGAAGGCATCAGAGGCTTGACCCCACTGCTGTCCATGGCGTCACCCAGTTCTCTGATCTGACCCCTTCTGAGTTCCGCCGCCAGTACCTTGGCCTCCGTCGCCCGTATTTGTCGTCGTCCCATGAGGCCCCGATTCTCCCCACCGGTGATCTCCCACCTGATTTTGATTGGAGGGATCATGGTGCTGTTACCGGCGTGAAAAACCAG gGCTCTTGCGGATCGTGCTGGTCTTTCAGCGCTGCTGCTGCTCTTGAAGGTGCTAACTTTTTGGCTACTGGTAATCTTGAAAGCCTCAGCGAGCAGCAGCTTGTCGATTGTGACCATGAG TGTGATCTAGAAGATCCTGATTCATGTGACTCAGGGTGCAATGGTGGTTTGATGACAACTGCTTTTCAGTATTTACTTAAAGCTGGAGGGCTTGAGCGGGAGGCAGACTACCCTTATACTGGTGCTGACCGTGGTGGCTGCAAATTTGATAAATCTAAGATTGCTGCTTCAGTTCTGAATTTCTCTGTTGTCTCAATTGATGAGGATCAAATTGCTGCCAATCTTGTGAAGCATGGCCCTCTTGCTG TTGGGATCAATGCTATCTTCATGCAGACATATGTTGGGGGTGTCTCCTGCCCATACATATGTGGAAGACATTTGGATCATGGAGTGCTCTTGGTCGGGTATGGTGCTGCGGGCTATTCTCCGATCCGCTTCAAGGAAAAGCCATACTGGATCATCAAGAACTCTTGGGGCGAGAGCTGGGGAGAGAATGGGTACTATAAGATCTGCAGAGGCCGCAATGTCTGTGGGGTGGACTCCATGGTTTCGGCTGTGTCTGCTGTCCACACGACTCATACTTGA